The following proteins are co-located in the Pochonia chlamydosporia 170 chromosome 6, whole genome shotgun sequence genome:
- a CDS encoding F-box domain-containing protein (similar to Cordyceps militaris CM01 XP_006671254.1) produces the protein MAGFAASRGKRPAEPADDSHLETNLASNSSSPASSSPVPSASSLQPAPKRQAPSPAPTSASSQSQLRSSESHIHDLLPIVPTSVTTSSSNYGRINAENETNLGLLKSVPKESESWAWKMQPTYLDMGHDIIMILQALVDGSLTLTGNRIAGKHSISKDVVAGSLSSRHNSNWSANTPLLFMLPPELIDCVLSHLSATDLLSVAATCRQLHKQAVSDFHWMHCIQRNVPGLTLTNPGPCNSFRELYAAHDPIWFLPKYKIWFCDRDLTGKLIIVRFDPRRGCIEGYQLLAVSNRNTFEHWPADNQVIIHGFEPQVKLHLDKPVLQFDVQDRQEVGDFATRPGANRFAAERPMTRGNRSDPMFSNFLLTRPLEPEVADEKLAADYPYDNVWPPPTIPARHHVSGARSGQAVIDLSPDDRPRSRGEVSDQTFRIRQWMQMPGTPSPPSLIGGQAGGFAGMVQVLNGLNGQENVIPVAGAAGIHIGEEIITYSTLDPVLYTPTVTKPWRGIWVGDYSGHGCEFLLINQPDDPPITDVELGLVREAEEADGAWEKRRREAHMYRGRLEAIKLTGDPNVPRGEYTFVADDLGPGGYVGIATDPPFAGTRVVKSKGHVAATGFVRDKYIESQLLLIGPNRLAQYWVGFGHISFFERVQVDSLIVP, from the exons ATGGCTGGCTTCGCAGCGTCAAGAGGAAAACGTCCTGCGGAGCCAGCTGATGATTCTCATCTAGAGACAAATCTGGCCTCTAATTCATCATCcccagcatcgtcatcacctGTACCCTCCGCATCTTCTCTCCAGCCAGCTCCAAAGCGTCAAGCTCCTTCACCAGCGCCTACTTCAGCCTCTTCGCAAAGCCAACTACGGTCATCCGAAAGTCACATCCACGACTTGCTGCCCATTGTGCCAACTTCAGTTACCACGTCATCTTCAAATTACGGCCGCATCAACGCAGAAAACGAAACCAACCTAGGACTTCTCAAAAGTGTACCGAAGGAG TCTGAGTCTTGGGCTTGGAAGATGCAACCTACCTATCTTGATATGGGACATGATATCATAATGATTTTGCAAGCACTTGTTGATGGCAGTCTTACGCTAACTGGTAATCGCATCGCAGGCAAGCACTCGATATCAAAGGACGTAGTCGCTGGATCCCTAAGTTCAAGACATAATTCCAATTGGAGTGCAAACACACCCCTCCTTTTCATGCTGCCTCCTGAATTAATCGACTGCGTCCTGTCGCACCTCTCTGCCACAGATCTGCTCTCTGTCGCGGCCACTTGCCGGCAGCTTCACAAGCAAGCCGTGTCAGACTTCCATTGGATGCATTGCATTCAGCGAAATGTACCAGGTCTGACACTGACCAACCCCGGGCCCTGTAATAGCTTTCGGGAGCTTTACGCTGCGCATGACCCAATCTGGTTCCTGCCCAAGTACAAGATATGGTTCTGTGACAGGGATCTAACGGGCAAGCTGATTATCGTGCGCTTTGACCCTAGGAGAGGGTGTATTGAAGGGTACCAATTGCTAGCAGTGAGCAACAGGAACACATTCGAACACTGGCCAGCAGACAATCAGGTTATTATTCATGGATTTGAGCCGCAGGTGAAGCTGCACCTCGACAAACCCGTCCTGCAGTTCGATGTCCAAGACAGGCAGGAGGTCGGAGATTTTGCTACCAGACCCGGCGCTAACCGCTTCGCTGCCGAGAGACCAATGACACGCGGAAACCGTTCAGATCCAATGTTCAGCAACTTCTTGCTCACACGGCCGTTGGAGCCTGAAGTAGCGGATGAGAAGCTCGCCGCTGACTACCCTTACGACAATGTCTGGCCACCGCCAACTATCCCAGCTCGCCACCACGTGTCTGGCGCAAGATCCGGTCAAGCTGTGATTGACCTGTCGCCGGATGATCGGCCTAGGTCTAGAGGGGAGGTctctgaccagaccttccGTATTCGGCAGTGGATGCAAATGCCAGGGACGCCGTCGCCGCCGAGCCTCATTGGGGGACAAGCAGGCGGCTTTGCAGGCATGGTGCAGGTTCTCAATGGACTAAACGGCCAAGAAAACGTCATACCAGTTGCCGGTGCTGCGGGTATTCATATTGGAGAGGAAATCATCACATACTCAACACTTGACCCGGTCCTGTACACGCCGACAGTCACGAAACCTTGGAGGGGTATATGGGTTGGGGATTATAGTGGTCATGGTTGTGAATTCCTGCTCATCAATCAGCCAGATGATCCTCCCATCACTGATGTTGAGCTTGGATTGGTGCGAGAAGCCGAAGAGGCGGACGGGGCTTGGGAAAAAAGGAGACGGGAAGCCCACATGTACCGTGGCCGCTTAGAAGCAATAAAGCTGACCGGGGATCCTAATGTGCCGCGCGGCGAGTACacttttgttgctgatgatCTCGGCCCCGGAGGCTACGTAGGGATAGCCACAGACCCCCCTTTCGCCGGAACCAGAGTGGTGAAGAGCAAAGGACATGTTGCCGCAACTGGCTTCGTTCGAG ATAAATATATTGAAAGTCAGCTCTTGCTCATTGGACCAAATCGCCTGGCTCAATATTgggttggctttggccatATCAGCTTCTTCGAGCGGGTTCAAGTCGACAGCCTGATTGTGCCATAA
- a CDS encoding drug transporter (similar to Verticillium alfalfae VaMs.102 XP_003006018.1): MADADADAHVVGAGAGAGAGPGPGAGVVRDSSGEHTNDEPGRHSFSISEQKALSASEMCEKQRDSVNQPAIVDGNYRITYFYLSFDTVLPSVPTPQQGAYSDASKVPPCPDLKPYMSPLKWSPARKNVSLALSCIATFLTAYTAGCYSPPAGIIAHDLGTTRIVTLVGITTFCMGFALAPMALAPISEIWGRFPVFIIAGVIFVVFQAVCSVMPHIAALLVARFWVGAGASVFSSVVGGVIADLWDKSERNTPMALFSGSVLAGTGAGPLVGTAFMKTLGQTTIAWKWTFWHQVILDGVLLIFLIFLFKESRASVLLTRKAKKLNQWYEELESNGIYGMRMQDSSVPAIAYSASSSDTVLSTTADTPKGTCTQEKMGDSQIRHLRIRWVVKEDEQRPPVWQMMATSVRRPFHMLFTEPVVFSFSLWAAFSWAVLYMSFSVVPFLYQNNYNLASRVYGAIIAAAALATFVSILQQHLLKHPQWRAHDDGFEYSDSKFWAFMRQRFPTDSPEARLYFACVTALLLPAGLFGAFLCPEYMSGYAEAIGLGFAIWGIYSIYLATFNYLADSYHIYASSALAAQNFCRNVLGGIFPLIVNAMFTNLGLRGAGGMLGGIAMVLSIIPWVLLFFGERIRSRSKLAIVSTRVPKLYLRERFPLTVTQAASTIAMANTDVAKQSD, encoded by the coding sequence ATGGCCGACGCCGACGCCGACGCTCACGTcgttggagctggagctggagctggagctggacctggacctggagcCGGAGTCGTACGTGACTCCTCGGGCGAGCATACAAACGACGAGCCGGGCCGTCATTCATTCAGCATCAGTGAGCAAAAGGCTCTATCCGCCTCCGAAATGTGTGAAAAACAACGCGATTCGGTAAATCAGCCAGCAATAGTTGATGGCAACTACCGCATCACATATTTTTACCTGTCCTTCGATACAGTATTGCCCTCCGTCCCAACGCCCCAGCAAGGCGCCTATTCAGATGCGTCCAAAGTGCCGCCATGTCCTGACTTAAAGCCATATATGTCACCTTTGAAATGGAGTCCAGCTCGAAAAAACGTTTCCTTGGCACTCTCCTGTATTGCCACATTTCTCACTGCGTATACGGCGGGCTGCTATTCACCGCCGGCCGGCATCATTGCCCATGACCTCGGCACAACGCGAATAGTCACATTGGTGGGCATTACCACGTTTTGCATGGGTTTCGCCTTGGCTCCCATGGCCCTGGCACCCATATCAGAGATTTGGGGTCGCTTCCCCGTCTTCATCATTGCCGGCGTCATATTCGTCGTCTTTCAGGCTGTTTGCTCTGTCATGCCTCATATTGCAGCGCTCCTCGTAGCCCGATTTTGGGTCGGAGCTGGCGCTTCAGTATTCAGCTCCGTCGTCGGTGGTGTCATTGCGGATCTCTGGGATAAGAGTGAACGCAACACACCCATGGCCTTGTTCAGCGGCTCTGTTCTGGCAGGCACTGGAGCTGGTCCGCTGGTTGGCACGGCTTTCATGAAGACGCTCGGTCAGACCACGATAGCGTGGAAGTGGACTTTTTGGCATCAGGTCATACTAGACGGTGTGCTTCTCATCTTTCTGATATTCCTGTTCAAGGAAAGCAGGGCCTCTGTCTTGCTTACAAGAAAGGCTAAAAAGCTCAACCAGTGGTATGAAGAGCTGGAATCAAATGGCATATATGGAATGCGCATGCAAGATTCCTCTGTGCCCGCCATTGCTTACTCGGCGTCGTCCAGCGACACAGTTTTGTCAACTACCGCAGATACACCGAAAGGCACATGTACTCAAGAGAAGATGGGAGACAGCCAAATCCGACACCTGCGTATCCGTTGGGTCGTCAAGGAAGATGAACAGCGCCCACCTGTTTGGCAGATGATGGCTACGTCGGTGAGGCGGCCGTTCCATATGCTATTCACCGAACCTGTCGTGTTTTCGTTTTCACTCTGGGCAGCGTTTTCTTGGGCCGTCCTGTACATGTCCTTCTCCGTTGTACCCTTTCTCTATCAAAACAACTACAATCTTGCTAGCCGAGTATACGGGGCCATCATTGCAGCAGCCGCGTTGGCAACTTTTGTGAGCATTTTGCAACAACATCTTCTCAAACACCCGCAATGGCGAGCCCATGATGACGGCTTCGAGTATTCTGACTCCAAGTTTTGGGCATTTATGAGACAACGATTCCCGACCGATTCCCCCGAAGCACGACTCTACTTTGCTTGCGTTACCGCACTGCTACTACCAGCCGGCCTATTTGGGGCCTTCTTATGTCCGGAATATATGAGCGGCTATGCGGAAGCCATAGGTCTCGGTTTTGCCATCTGGGGTATTTACTCCATATACCTAGCAACATTTAACTACTTGGCGGATTCGTACCACATATACGCCTCTTCAGCGTTGGCAGCCCAGAACTTTTGTCGTAACGTTCTCGGCGGCATATTTCCACTTATTGTCAACGCCATGTTCACAAACTTGGGCCTCAGAGGCGCTGGAGGTATGCTAGGCGGCATTGCTATGGTCTTGTCCATCATTCCCTGGGTCTTGCTGTTTTTTGGTGAAAGAATCCGGTCACGCAGTAAACTGGCTATTGTGAGTACCAGAGTCCCCAAGCTGTATTTGCGCGAAAGATTCCCTCTAACCGTAActcaagctgcttcaacaATAGCAATGGCGAACACCGACGTCGCAAAACAGAGTGACTAG
- a CDS encoding ABC a-pheromone efflux pump AtrD (similar to Talaromyces marneffei ATCC 18224 XP_002150477.1) → MNGIDLVAVFGGYDREVFRYGSVLKLAARHFLLQVRCNAIQKGYIAFWSISIFVLGFWYGLVLVEQGTPPGHIVTTFYAILTAFQGVESFAVHWLVLSKGKGAGYFLANLIRQKETLESPPSAGTEAKIVSCIGDVRLEHINFTYESDPSKNCLTDASMHFPAKKMTFMIGESGSGKSTVCSLIANLLTPADGQVTIDGHPVHQLQNSCLRRHVALIQQQSPVIHDTFFNNVALGHNFPSEVTMSDVLRACEFAQLDSAILSLRNGVSTVISADARLLSGGQRQRLALARAKLRDPEVLILDEPTSALDPASQITIMKAIRKWRHGKTTIIVTHDLSNIEDQDFVYILKNGSVFCHGRMNQLRNIAEECCNAKDGRRTNSRHFSNSSVSNSSFGPRATSQLSPAHVHDHLQESQRNSLLVASPPWSRGYNDSSTQNFEKNTRKRLSRPVSVGWQLASDAESKQKQFSNYVESRFAMSVAAGGAPTSKLQLGPVKEESRDTVKRQNAVDAENGGRDLFDRRVRSLPGIINTVWWAVPGRDCFTLIVAIILCLIAASATPAFSYCLAQLLAAMWAEAGKEVGVKWALYLVGIAAIDGLCTGVGHYLFEKVGQTWVDNLRKTALRNILEQPNRWSQGIDETGRHLGQCLDRNAQEMRAIIGKILPVIIVVLAIMFISIVWAMTICWKLTLVALSPLPLIIVMVKAHSMVSSKWEQRCNMAAANISAILREMLINFEFVRVFSLESYFNDRQFSAAGHCLRTGLQRSLYTGPLFGLYQSIVMPLAALVFYYGTSIAAEDTGANVGKVLQVINLLLFSIGTAFELLNGLPELPCSKEAAAELLAYVRLPRVTQQPLKTVTDQPSSLLPIRIRNLDYVPDRFSPKLLNRLCLEIEQGRSLAIAGASGSGKSTLLSILLGINAPSNLAPGQFKDQNFCLTFGDASNTAMDVRHLRSMMAYVPQKPFLFPTTIGENIAYGIDASSTQSLKDTVIQAAKISGIHDFIESLPNAYDTIVGDGGQMLSGGQAQLVNVARALARKPQLLVLDEPTSALDEKSAAAVRSAITSLIRLSCKQQSTMAIVVATHCPKMMQAVDEILVLDAGSKVEQGPYETLVANRGSLWKLVDHDRK, encoded by the exons ATGAACGGCATCGACCTTGTTGCTGTTTTTGGAGGCTATGATCGGGAGGTGTTCAGGTACGGTTCAGTCCTCAAGCTTGCCGCACGACACTTCTTGCTTCAAGTTCGCTGCAATGCTATTCAAAAAGGCTACATTGCTTTCTGGTCCATTTCaatttttgttttgggctTTTGGTACGGCCTTGTTTTGGTTGAACAGGGCACACCGCCTGGACATATCGTTACAACCTTTTATGCAATTTTGACTGCATTCCAAGGCGTTGAGTCCTTCGCTGTCCACTGGCTCGTCTTGtcaaaaggcaaaggcgcaGGTTATTTCTTGGCCAACCTGATTAGACAAAAGGAAACCCTGGAGTCTCCGCCAAGTGCCGGCACCGAAGCTAAGATTGTTAGCTGCATCGGGGATGTTCGGTTAGAACAT ATAAACTTTACCTACGAGTCAGATCCGAGCAAAAATTGTCTGACAGATGCTTCAATGCACTTtccagccaagaagatgaCGTTTATGATTGGAGAGAGTGGTTCAGGGAAAAGCACAGTTTGTTCTCTGATTGCTAACCTTCTGACACCGGCTGACGGGCAGGTAACAATCGATGGCCATCCTGTTCATCAGCTACAAAACAGCTGCCTTCGAAGACACGTTGCACTCATACAACAGCAGAGCCCCGTCATCCATGACACCTTTTTCAACAATGTGGCACTTGGGCATAATTTTCCGTCAGAAGTTACAATGTCGGACGTTTTGCGAGCATGCGAATTCGCGCAGCTAGACTCTGCTATTTTAAGCTTGCGTAATGGAGTCTCTACGGTGATTTCAGCCGACGCTCGGCTGCTTAGCGGTGGTCAAAGACAAAGGCttgccttggccagagcAAAACTGCGTGATCCGGAAGTCTTGATACTAGACGAGCCCACGAGCGCCTTGGACCCTGCCAGTCAAATCACAATCATGAAAGCCATCAGGAAGTGGCGGCACGGCAAGACtaccatcatcgtcactcaCGATCTGTCCAACATCGAGGATCAAGACTTCGTTTATATCCTGAAAAATGGCTCCGTGTTTTGCCACGGCCGAATGAATCAGCTGCGGAATATCGCAGAAGAATGCTGCAATGcgaaagatggaagaagaaccAACAGTCGTCACTTTAGCAATAGCTCGGTCTCAAATTCCAGCTTCGGGCCACGAGCAACAAGTCAATTATCCCCGGCTCATGTCCATGACCATCTCCAAGAGTCGCAGAGAAACTCACTTCTTGTAGCTTCGCCACCATGGTCACGCGGTTATAACGACTCCTCCACTCAAAATTTTGAAAAGAATACACGCAAACGATTGTCAAGACCCGTATCAGTGGGCTGGCAACTAGCCTCTGATGCGGAAAGCAAACAGAAACAGTTCTCAAACTACGTAGAAAGTCGTTTTGCTATGTCAGTGGCCGCTGGAGGAGCCCCAACTTCAAAACTGCAGCTCGGGCCTGTCAAGGAAGAATCGCGGGACACGGTGAAAAGACAAAACGCTGTGGACGCAGAAA ACGGCGGCCGCGATCTGTTTGATCGCCGAGTTAGATCTTTGcctggcatcatcaacactgTGTGGTGGGCAGTACCGGGCCGGGATTGCTTTActctcatcgtcgccattATCCTCTGTCTGATTGCTGCTAGCGCGACACCAGCCTTTTCCTACTGCCTTGCCCAACTTCTAGCCGCAATGTGGGCAGAGGCCGGCAAAGAAGTGGGTGTGAAATGGGCACTGTACCTTGTGggaattgctgccattgatGGACTCTGCACAGGTGTTGGCCATTACCTCTTTGAGAAGGTCGGCCAAACCTGGGTGGACAACCTGAGGAAAACTGCACTCAGAAATATCTTGGAACAGCCAAACAGGTGGTCCCAAGGAATCGACGAGACCGGCAGGCATCTGGGCCAATGTCTTGACAGGAACGCCCAGGAGATGCGAGCCATAATTGGCAAAATCCTTCCTGTCATAATAGTCGTGCTGGCCATCATGTTCATCTCGATCGTCTGGGCCATGACAATCTGCTGGAAACTGACATTAGTTGCATTGTCACCTTTGCCATTAATTATAGTAATGGTGAAGGCCCATTCTATGGTCAGTTCCAAGTGGGAACAGAGGTGTAACATGGCAGCTGCAAATATCAGTGCCATTCTGCGAGAAATGTTGATCAATTTTGAGTTCGTTCGAGTTTTTAGTCTTGAATCATACTTCAATGACAGGCAATTCTCAGCAGCTGGTCATTGTCTGCGCACTGGGCTTCAGAGATCGCTCTATACAGGGCCATTATTTGGCCTTTATCAGTCCATTGTTATGCCTCTTGCCGCCTTGGTTTTCTATTATGGCACCTCAATTGCGGCTGAAGATACGGGTGCCAATGTCGGAAAAGTCCTTCAAGTCATCAATCTCCTACTGTTTAGCATAGGAACTGCGTTCGAGCTGCTAAATGGTCTTCCGGAGCTTCCTTGTTCGAAAGAAGCAGCTGCTGAGTTACTCGCATACGTCCGCTTACCTCGAGTTACCCAACAACCCCTGAAAACCGTTACAGATCAGCCATCCTCTCTCCTCCCCATACGAATTCGCAATCTGGATTATGTGCCTGATCGATTCTCTCCCAAGCTTCTAAACAGGCTATGCTTGGAGATTGAACAGGGCAGGTCCTTAGCCATAGCTGGTGCGTCTGGTAGTGGTAAATCGACACTGTTGTCGATTCTGCTCGGAATAAATGCACCGAGCAATCTGGCACCGGGTCAGTTCAAGGATCAAAATTTTTGTTTGACTTTTGGTGACGCATCCAACACCGCCATGGACGTGCGACATCTACGTTCCATGATGGCATATGTTCCTCAAAAGCCATTTCTTTTCCCTACTACTATTGGCGAAAATATTGCCTACGGGATTGATGCATCGTCCACTCAGTCTCTAAAAGACACTGTTAtccaagcagccaaaatttCTGGAATACATGATTTTATTGAATCTCTTCCAAATGCATACGACACtattgttggtgatgggggGCAAATGTTGTCCGGTGGTCAGGCTCAGCTGGTGAATGTTGCGCGTGCCTTGGCAAGAAAACCACAACTTCTTGTCCTGGATGAGCCTACAAGCGCCCTGGATGAGAAGAGCGCAGCCGCAGTCCGTTCAGCCATAACATCTCTTATCCGATTATCGTGTAAACAACAGAGCACCATGGCTATCGTTGTTGCAACTCACTGCCCGAAAATGATGCAGGCTGTAGACGAGATCTTGGTTCTTGACGCAGGCTCCAAAGTTGAGCAAGGACCATACGAGACTTTGGTGGCAAACCGCGGGTCTCTTTGGAAACTAGTTGATCACGACAGAAAATAG